The Anolis carolinensis isolate JA03-04 chromosome 1, rAnoCar3.1.pri, whole genome shotgun sequence genome window below encodes:
- the tbp gene encoding TATA-box-binding protein, with protein MDQNNSIPPYAQGLASPQSAMTPGIPIFSPMMPYGTGLTPQPVQTTNSLSILEEQQRQQQQAAAQQSTSQPTQGSSGQTPQLFHSQTLTTAPLPGSTSLYPSPMTPMTPITPATPASESSGIVPQLQNIVSTVNLGCKLDLKTIALRARNAEYNPKRFAAVIMRIREPRTTALIFSSGKMVCTGAKSEEQSRLAARKYARVVQKLGFPAKFLDFKIQNMVGSCDVKFPIRLEGLVLTHQQFSSYEPELFPGLIYRMIKPRIVLLIFVSGKVVLTGAKVRAEIYEAFENIYPILKGFRKTT; from the exons ATGGATCAAAACAACAGTATACCACCTTATGCCCAGGGTCTAGCATCCCCTCAG AGCGCAATGACTCCTGGCATTCCTATTTTTAGTCCCATGATGCCATATGGTACAGGACTCACACCGCAACCTGTTCAAACCACGAACAGCTTATCTATTCTGGAAGAACAGCAAAGACAACAGCAACAGGCTGCAGCACAGCAATCTACATCACAACCAACACAAGGGTCCTCTGGTCAGACACCACAGCTTTTCCACTCACAGACACTTACCACCGCTCCTTTGCCAGGGAGCACATCTCTTTACCCCTCTCCAATGACTCCCATGACCCCAATAACTCCTGCGACACCTGCTTCGGAAAGCTCTGGAATTGTGCCACAGCTGCA GAATATTGTGTCTACAGTAAATCTTGGCTGTAAACTTGACCTAAAAACCATTGCCCTTCGTGCTCGAAATGCTGAGTACAACCCCAAG CGTTTTGCTGCTGTAATTATGAGAATAAGAGAACCACGTACAACAGCACTCATATTCAGTTCTGGAAAGATGGTGTGCACTGGGGCTAAGAG TGAGGAACAATCCAGGCTGGCTGCCAGAAAGTATGCGAGGGTTGTGCAGAAGTTGGGTTTTCCAGCCAAGTTTTTGGACTTTAAGATCCAGAATATGGTGGGTAGCTGTGATGTCAAATTCCCTATCCGACTTGAGGGACTGGTCCTTACACATCAGCAATTTAGCAG ctaTGAACCAGAGTTGTTTCCTGGCTTGATTTACAGAATGATCAAACCAAGAATTGTCttgcttatttttgtttctggAAAAGTCGTTTTAACTG GTGCAAAAGTCAGAGCCGAAATTTATGAagcatttgaaaatatatatccTATTTTaaagggattcagaaaaacaaCGTAA